The Bacteroides fragilis NCTC 9343 genome includes the window AACCATTATTCCCATTTTTTTAGTTTTTAAAGAATAAATCATAAATAGCGAACGGACACTACACCAATAGTAATAAATGCCACTCGCTACCTATATTACTTAGGTTTACGATCGAAAAAAGGATTCTTGGAAGAAGCACTAACCGGGATAGCCATTACCTGACGACATCCTTTCAACCACTCAAGACGTTGGGCAGCCAATCCGGCTGAGAACATGACACGGGTATCTACGCGCAAATCAGCCGCTGTAGCGCATGCCGAACCAATTGCAATGCCTACATCAATGCTATTCAACGCACAGGGGACACCTTCAGAACGTCCGGAACATGTAGCATATCCACAATGACCGCAATTCAATCCTTGAGCTTGCTCACGCGTACCTATTAATAAGATACACTCAGCCTGAAGAATATTATCTGCATCCCGCAAAAAGAATTTCATACCAAACTCTTCGAACATGGCTTTCAACGTATCCGAGAGTTGCTGTATTTCTTCACCGGTAACAATTGCAGTTTCTATGATGTCAATTCCTTTTCCCTTAGGGGCCGTACGGGCAGCAGTCATCATCTGCCGTGCCACATTTAATACATGTTCGTGGCGACTGTCTCGTTCGTTCAGTATCATATCTCGTTCATTAATTAGTGACACAAAGATAAAAGAAATCCCGCACATATTATGAATTTTGACTAACTTTGCAAGATAGATTTAAAGATACACGATGTTACAAATAGACAATGCATGCATTGCTTTCGGCGAGGATATACTCTTCTCGGAATTTTGTATGCGACTAAATAAAGGCGAGACAGCTTGCATAGCAGGTCAATCAGGACGTGGAAAAACCTCTCTACTCAATGCAATCATGGGATTTGTCCCATTAAGAAAAGGCAAAATCAAAGTAGGAGGTATCTTGCTTGAACCTACTACTATCGATGCCATACGCAGACATATAGCTTGGATTCCACAGGAGTTAGCCCTGCCCTCCGAATGGGTAAAAGAAATGATATCGCTTCCTTTTGCATTGAAAGCCAATCGACACATCTCTTTTTCAAAAGAAAAGCTTTTCACTTGTTTTGATGAATTAGGACTGGACAAAGAGCTCTATCAGAAACGGGTAGGCGAAATATCGGGTGGTCAGCGCCAGCGCATTATGATAGCCGTTGCAGCCATGCTGGAAAAACCTTTGATTATTGTGGATGAACCGACATCTGCACTCGATGCCGGTTCCACAGACAAAGTTTTAGCTTTCTTCCGTAATCAGGCAGAAAAGGGAACGGCTATACTCGCCGTTTCTCATGACCGGACATTCGCTTACGGATGTAACCAGCTAATCACACTGTAGTATATGGGAACTATTGATATATCTTACTTTAATCTGCTTATAGGGCTACTGTTATTGGTAATCCCACTTTTTTATCTTTGGAAGTTCAAAACCGGATTACTGAAAGCCACCCTGATAGGGACAGCACGCATGATCGTGCAACTCTTCCTGATAGGTATGTACCTGAAATACCTTTTCCTGTGGAATAACCCATGGATTAACTTCCTGTGGGTTATCATCATGATTTTTGTAGCCGGACAAACAGCTTTGGTACGTACAGGACTTAAACGTGAAATACTCCTGATCCCTATATCAGTAGGTTTCCTCTGTAGCGTTGTGCTGGTGGGCATGTACTTTATTGGCATTGTATTACAACTGGATAATGTATTCAGCGCCCAGTATTTTATTCCCATTTTCGGAATCTTAATGGGAAATATGTTATCAAGCAACGTGATTGCCTTGAACACTTATTATAGTGGATTGAAACGTGAACAGCAATTGTACTGTTACCTGTTGGGCAATGGTGCCACTCGTCAGGAAGCACAGGCACCATTCATACGGGAAGCGATTATCAAATCTTTCAGCCCACTGATTGCCAATATCGCGGTTATGGGATTAGTAGCACTTCCAGGCACGATGATCGGGCAAATTTTGGGAGGCAGCAGTCCGAACGTTGCCATAAAATATCAAATGATGATTATGGTCATTACTTTCACAGCCTCTATGTTATCATTAATGATCACCATCTCGCTGGCATCCCGTAAATCGTTCGATGAATACGGACGTATTTTGCAAGTAACCAAAGAATCTCAAAAGTAGCCGTACTATGACATCAACCGACTCCATTTTACAATTAATAAGTGAAATACATATCCCAGGATTTTTTATTACCGTAGACTTCCTGCAAATCGGAAAGGCTATTCCTCAAGGAATAAGCGGCTTTTTAAAAGAAAAGTACGATAAAATATCTCATGGTGCCAGCGGAAGAAAATTTATTTTCCAAGAATCAGGTTGGCGCATGGCATTTACATTCTATCCTACCGACCGGGTAGTCGATGAGAAATATGCAATGAAGAACAAAATGATAAAGAAGCGATAATTGCATGATTATTGATATAAATCAAAGCATAACTATCAATATTTACTATATTTGTGCAAATATTAATAATTAATCGATACTATCAGGAATATGCACATCAGTCACATCGCCATCTGGACTACCCGTTTAGAAGAACTTAGAAATTTCTATATCACTTATTTCAACGGAACAAGTAATGAAAAGTATATCAATCCTAAAAAAGGATTTGAATCTTATTTCATCAGTTTTGATCAGGGATTTGCTTCTCTGGAAATTATGCAAAGAGAAGATATCACAACACCTGCATTAAAAGACTGCCTCGGGTTAGCTCATTTTTCCTTTTCTGTCGGTAGCAAAGAAGCTGTATTGGAACTCACAGAACAACTCCGTAAGGATGGTTTTGTTATCGAGAGTGAGCCACGAACCACCGGAGACGGCTATTTTGAAAGTGCTATTCTTGATCCCGAAGGAAACATAGTAGAAATCACTATTTAACGCGCCTTGCAAGTGCAGGTATATAACGGAGTTGGACGTATTGTTCACCCGGATTGATATAGCCGTTATCCATCAAGATTTTCTTAACCTTGAAATCTTTCAGTCGGTAACGGATATATCGTTGTGCATTCCCAGGCTGTTGTTCCACAAACGACAGAAGATCGATTGTCCCATCATTCCGAATGACGACTTTAGCCTTAGCCGTACGGAAAGTAAGCACATCGTCCTTTTTCAGCTCTTTCATATGATATTTATCAAGCCAAAAAATGGCTGTCGCACGGGGAAGGCTATCGGCCTCCTCTTGCAATTCATCTTCTTCATCGATAGGAGATATAGTAGCTTCTTTGTGTTGCTGGCATGAAATAATAAAGAAAAAAGAGAAAAGTAACGGTAAAAATGCCTTCATTGGTTTGAGTCTTTATAAATTAGGAGGTAAATATATTAAAAAATCAATAAAAGCAAGGCAAGATGCTATCTTTTTCTTATATTTGCAGGCAAATTTTCTACTAAAAATGAAAATTAAAGAAATAGTAAGCGCCCTTGAACGGTTCGCGCCTCTGCCATTGCAAGACGGATTTGATAATGCCGGCCTGCAAATCGGATTGACAGATGCGGAAACAACAGGGGCTTTGTTGTGTCTTGACGTTACCGAAGCTGTGTTGGATGAAGCCATCGCGTCCGGATGTAATCTCATTATATCCCATCATCCTCTTATTTTTAAAGGTTATAAATCAATCACCGGTAAAGATTACGTTGAGCGATGTATTCTGAAAGCAATCAAAAACGACATCGTTATTTATTCGGCCCATACCAATCTGGATAATGCTCCGGGCGGAGTCAATTTCAAAATAGCCGAGAAGATAGGATTAAAAAATGTACGTATACTCGACCCTAAAGAAAGCAGTCTGATAAAATTAGTCACATTTGTTCCGTCTGCCCAGGCTGAAGAGGTCCGTAATGCTTTGTTCACAGCAGGATGTGGATGTATAGGCAATTATGATTCGTGTAGTTATAATACAGAAGGGGAGGGAACTTTCCGCGCACAGGAAGGGAGCCATCCTTTCTGCGGAACAGTGGGAGAACTTCATCACGAAACAGAAGTGCGGATTGAAACGATCCTGCCTGAATATAAGAAAGGAGAAGTTATCCGTGCATTGCTTTCCAAACATCCATATGAAGAACCGGCTTATGACTTATATCCTCTCCACAATAGTTGGGCCCAAGTCGGATCAGGAATTGTCGGTGAATTGGAAGAACCGGAATCCGAACTCGAATTCCTGAAGCGAATAAAGAAAATATTCGAAGTCGGATGTTTGAAGCACAACAAACTTACAGGCCGCCTGATTCAGAAAGTATCCCTTTGCGGAGGGGCAGGAGCTTTCCTTATTCCGCAGGCAGTCCGTAGCGGAGCTGATGTCTTTATCACGGGTGAAATTAAATATCACGACTATTTCGGTCGTGAAACTGACATTTTGCTTGCTGAAATAGGACATTACGAAAGCGAACAATATACAAAAGAAATTTTTTATTCTATAATACGGGATTTATTTCCTAATTTTGCACTCCAATTTAGTAAGGTAAACACGAATCCCATTAAATATTTATAAGTAAAATGGCAAGAGAAGCTAAAAATGAACCGAAAGAGTTGACAGTGGAACAGAAGTTGAAAGCTTTGTACCAGCTGCAAACAACATTATCTAAGATTGACGAGATTAAAACGTTGAGAGGTGAACTTCCATTGGAAGTACAAGACCTTGAAGACGAAATTGCCGGTCTGAGTACACGTATCGACAAAATCAAGTCGGAAGTAGACGAACTCAAATCAGCTATCGCCGGTAAGAGAGTGGAAATTGAAGCAGCCAAAGCTTCGGTTGAGAAATATAAATCACAGCAGGACAATGTTCGTAATAACCGCGAATATGACTTCCTGACAAAAGAGATCGAATTCCAGTCTTTGGAAATGGAACTTTGCGAAAAGAGAATTAAAGAATTTACTGCAGAAGAGCAGGAGAAATCTGAAGAAATAGAGAAAAATACCAAAGCACTGGAAGAACGCCAGAAAGACCTCGACCAGAAGAAGAATGAACTGGATGAAATCATCGAAGAGACCAAACAGGAAGAAGAGAAGTTGAGAGACAAAGCAAAAGATCTCGAGACAAAGATAGAACCCCGCCTGCTTCAATCTTTCAAGCGCATCCGTAAAAATTCACGTAACGGTTTAGGTATTGTATACGTACAGCGTGATGCATGTGGTGGTTGTTTCAATAAAATTCCGCCTCAGAGACAACTGGATATCCGTTCACGTAAAAAAATTATCGTTTGCGAATACTGTGGACGTATCATGATTGACCCGGAACTGGCAGGTGTAGAAATAGAACACAAAGTAGAAGAAGCACCGGTTACCACCAAAAGAGCTATCAGAAGAAAAGCTGAATAAAGCTCGATAGTCCGATTCCGGAGGACTAGTGAAACATATTATAATACTATTTAAACCCATAATTTTACTATAATTCCTAATTGAATTTTAGTAAAGTTATGGGTTTTTGTTTATGAAATACCCATTTACTTTTTAAAGAAAACAGATTCCCTTTTGAGCGTAGCCATTCTCTTGCAGAGCGGATAAACAAATACTTCTTTTCGTTGTTATGTTTTCATTTCTAAATAACCTAAGCTTATGAAACTACGAATAGGAAGTATCACGTTCTTGCTGTTTCTTTCATCCGTTGCCTTTCCACAGGCCACGAGCCGCTATCTGGACAAACCATTACCACAAGGATGGGAAGAAGATACACAAATATTTCAGCAAGTATTGCCAGTGGACGACCAATGGTGGAAAGCATTTCAGGACCCCGTTCTCGACTCACTCATCTCCGTTGCAGTCAAGCAGAATTATTCGGTACTGACTGCGATTGATCGTATCAATATGGCAAAAGCCAACCTAAGAATGGAACGTGGAAATTTTTTCCCAACAATCGGGTTGAATGCCGGATGGACCCGCCAGCAAAGCAGTGGCAACACCAGTGACTTGCCACAATCGACTCAACATTATTATGATGCCTCGCTCAATATGAGCTGGGAGTTAGACCTCTTTGGAAGCATACGCAATCGCGTAAAAGCCCAGAAAGAAAACTTTGCGGCCAGTAAAGAAGAATATACCGGCACAATGATATCACTTTGTGCCCAGGTAGCCTCAGCATACATCAACCTGCGGGAGTTGCAACAAGAATTGGCTGTAGTGCAAAAGAACTGTGCATCCCAAGAGGCGGTATTAAAAATTACAGAAGTAAGATACAACACCGGACTCGTATCTAAACTGGATGTGGCACAGGCTAAGTCGGTGTTCTTCAGTACCAAAGCATCGATTCCTCAAATCGAATCGGGCATTAATCAATACATTACGACCCTTGCCATACTATTGGGTACTTATCCCCAGGAAGTGCGGCCAGCTCTAACCGCTCCCGGAACATTACCGGATTATATGGAACCTATCGGAGTGGGGCTTCCGGCCGATTTGTTACTTCGCCGCCCGGACATACGCAGTGCCGAACGAAGCGTCAATGCACAAGCCGCTTTAGTAGGAGCGTCTAAGTCGGACTGGTTGCCTCAGGTCTTTCTAAAAGGATCGGTTGGTTATGCAGCAAAGGACCTGAAAGACCTGACCCATCATAAAAGTATGACCTATGAAATTGCTCCGGCACTGAGTTGGACGCTTTTTAAAGGAACTCAACTAGTGAATGCTACCAAATTGGCCAAAGCACAATTGGACGAAGCTATCAACCAGTTCAATCAGACAGTATTGATCGCCATACAAGAGACAGACAACGCTATGAACGCTTACCGGAATTCTATCAAGCAAATAGTAGCTTTGCGCGAAGTGCGCAATCAGGGACAAGAGACCCTGACTCTCTCGCTGGAACTTTACAAACAAGGATTGACCCCATTCCAGAACGTACTGGATGCCCAACGCTCACTGCTCAGTTATGAAAACCAGCTGGTTCAAGCCAGAGGATATTCTCTACTCCAACTGATAGCTATGTACCAGGCATTGGGAGGCGGATGGTCCGGAAACCTGAATAATTAACTATAAAGACTTGTCATAATGAAAAAACTAATGTATATTTTCCTCATCCTCCCTTTGATAATGAGCGGATGTAAAGGGAAAAAAGAAACCGAAAGAGGAGGGATGCCCACTCCGGAAATCAGTGTGGCATATCCACTCGTACAAAACATTACCCTAACAAAAGATTATCCGGGATATCTGACTACCGAACAAACAGTAAATCTGGTAGCCAGAGTCAACGGTGCCTTGCAGTCCGCCTCTTTCACACCGGGAACTCGTGTGAAGCAAGGGCAACTCTTATTCGTAATCGAACCAACGATCTACAAAGATAATGTAACTCAAGCCGAAGCGCAACTGAAAACCGCACTTGCACAGTTGGAATATGCCCGTAACAACTATAGCCGCATGAAAGAGGCTCTAAAAAGTGATGCGGTCAGCCGTATACAAGTATTACAAGCTGAATCGAATGTAGCCGAAGCCACTGCAGCAGTCAGCAATGCCGAAGCCACTCTGAATACTGCACACACCAATCTGGGCTATTGCTATATCCGTGCCCCTTTCAACGGAACTGTCAGCCGCTCGCTTTACGATGTGGGCAGCTATATCAGCGGAGCCGCACAACCTGTCACTTTGGCTACGATCTATAAAGACGACCGCATGTACACCTATTTTAATGTTGCCGACAACCAATGGCTTTCAATGCTACTCTCTCAAAACGGTAAAGAAGAGGAACTCCCCAAAAATGTCATCGTGCGCCTGGGTGAGAACGGCACACAAAACTATCCGGCCACATTGGATTATTTATCGCCCAATGTCGACTTGAACACAGGAACACTCAACGTGCGCGCCAATCTGGATAATCCGAAAGGTATTCTGAAAAGCGGACTATACGTCAGTATCACATTGCCTTATGCCGAGGCAAAACAAGCAGTGCTTGTTCCGGAAGCTTCCATCGGTACAGATCAGTTGGGGAAATACCTATACATCGTAAACGATTCGAATATAGTACGCTACAGGCATATCGAACCGGGACAACTGGTCAATGACACATTGCGCCAGATAAAGAGCGGACTTTCGCCCAAAGAACAATATATCACCACAGCACTGATGAAAGTACGTGATGGCATGAAAGTCAAGCCCGTATCAGTCAATCACGAGTCATCAACCTCTAATCGTTAACTGCATGTTTTCAAAGTTCTTTATCAATCGACCTATATTCGCCACGGTACTGGCATTGATCATCGTGGTGGCCGGATTGGTAACATTAAATATATTGCCTGTCGCACAGTTTCCGGAGATAACTCCGCCTACAGTACAGGTATCTGCCTTCTATCCGGGGGCAAATGCTGAGACCGTAGCCCAGACTGTCGGCATTCCCATAGAACAGCAAGTAAATGGCGTAGACGGTATGCTGTATATGAGCTCTACAGCGTCCAGCTCGGGTGCCTATTCGTTGACCATTACTTTTGCTGTCGGTACAGACATAGATATGGCCACTGTACAAGTTCAAAACCGGGTAAACGTAGCACAATCTTCGTTACCGGAACCTGTCATCGTTCAGGGAGTAACGGTACAGAAGCAATCGTCCAATATTGTGATGTTTCTCACGATGCAGGCACAAGACTCTGTATACGACGGGCTTTACCTTACGAACTACGCTCAGTTGAATCTGGTAGACCAATTGACACGTGTACCCGGCGTAGGGGCTGTCAATGTAATGGGAGCGGGCAATTACAGCATGCGCGTCTGGCTCGATCCGGAAGCAATGCGCATCCGTAACCTCTCGCCGGCACAAATCTATCAGGCTATCCAGTCACAAAACATAGAGGTCAGTGCCGGTTATATCGGACAGCCTATTGGCAAAAACAACAATAATGCCTATCAGTATACCTTGAATGTACAAGGTCGCCTGACGTCTCCCGAAGAGTTCGGCAACATTATTATCCGAACTGAAGAAGGAGGGAAAATGCTCCGGCTAAAAGATGTGGCGCGCATCGACCTCGGCAGTTCTTCGTACAACGTAGTGTCCAAACTAAAGGGACACCCTACTGCTGCCATCGCTATCTATCAACAACCGGGTTCGAACTCGCTCGATGTCTCTAAAGGAGTCAAGGCAAAAATGCAGGAGCTTGCACAAAACTTCCCGGCCGGAGTCAGCTATAACGTGACCTTAGATACGACCGATGTCATCAATGCATCCATTGATGAAGTACTCGTTACTTTTCTGGAAACAACCTTATTGGTGGTACTCGTTATCTTCCTGTTTCTACAGAACTGGCGGGCTGTCATCATTCCATGTATCACCATTCCGGTATCACTGATCGGTACACTGGCAGTCATGGCGGCACTTGGATTTTCAATCAATACTTTAACTCTATTCGGATTGATACTTGCCGTAGCAATAGTGGTGGATGATGCGATTGTGGTAGTAGAAAATGCTTCACGTTTGCTGGAGACAGGACAGTATTCTCCCAAAGAAGCCGTCACCAAAGCAATGGGAGAAATCACAGGACCAATTGTCGGAGTGGTATTGGTATTATTGGCAGTTTTTATCCCTACCACATTAATCAGCGGCATCTCCGGACAACTTTATAAGCAATTTGCCCTGACCATTGCTGCATCTACCGTATTAAGCGGTATTAATTCGTTGACACTGACCCCGGCATTATGCGCACTGTTTCTGGAGCATAACAAGCCATCCAATTTCTTCATATACAAGGGATTCAATAAGGTATATGATAAGACACAGAATCTATATGACCGTATCGTGAAGGGATTACTCATCCGTCCCGGCCTTGCGTTGATCTCTTATGGTATTATTACGGCAGTGGCTGTTATCCTGTTCATGAAATGGCCTTCAACCTTCGTCCCTGATGAAGATGACGGCTACTTCATAGCTGTCATCCAGTTGCCACCGGCTTCAAGTCTGGAACGCACACAGGCCGTGGGTCGGAAAGTCAATCAGATTCTGGACAGTTATCCTGAAGTAAAAGACTATATCGGTATCAGCGGATTTTCTATTATGGGAGGTGGCGAACAGTCCAACACAGGTACTTATTTCGTTGTCTTGAAAAACTGGGACCAACGGAAAGGAAAAGAGCATACTGCTGCGGCTGTGGTCGAACGTTTCAACGAGATGGCTTATGGCATCCAGGAAGCACAGATATTCGCAATGGTACCTCCGGCCATTCCCGGATTAGGAGCTTCAGGAGGGTTACAGCTACAATTGGAAGATCGCAATAACCTGGGGCCGACTGAAATGCAACGGGCTGTCGAAACCCTGATGGCTACTTATCACACTCAACCCGCTCTCGCATCCATATCCAGTATGTACCAGGCCAATGT containing:
- a CDS encoding ferredoxin domain-containing protein, with translation MILNERDSRHEHVLNVARQMMTAARTAPKGKGIDIIETAIVTGEEIQQLSDTLKAMFEEFGMKFFLRDADNILQAECILLIGTREQAQGLNCGHCGYATCSGRSEGVPCALNSIDVGIAIGSACATAADLRVDTRVMFSAGLAAQRLEWLKGCRQVMAIPVSASSKNPFFDRKPK
- a CDS encoding ABC transporter ATP-binding protein, whose protein sequence is MLQIDNACIAFGEDILFSEFCMRLNKGETACIAGQSGRGKTSLLNAIMGFVPLRKGKIKVGGILLEPTTIDAIRRHIAWIPQELALPSEWVKEMISLPFALKANRHISFSKEKLFTCFDELGLDKELYQKRVGEISGGQRQRIMIAVAAMLEKPLIIVDEPTSALDAGSTDKVLAFFRNQAEKGTAILAVSHDRTFAYGCNQLITL
- a CDS encoding ABC transporter permease → MGTIDISYFNLLIGLLLLVIPLFYLWKFKTGLLKATLIGTARMIVQLFLIGMYLKYLFLWNNPWINFLWVIIMIFVAGQTALVRTGLKREILLIPISVGFLCSVVLVGMYFIGIVLQLDNVFSAQYFIPIFGILMGNMLSSNVIALNTYYSGLKREQQLYCYLLGNGATRQEAQAPFIREAIIKSFSPLIANIAVMGLVALPGTMIGQILGGSSPNVAIKYQMMIMVITFTASMLSLMITISLASRKSFDEYGRILQVTKESQK
- a CDS encoding VOC family protein, whose product is MHISHIAIWTTRLEELRNFYITYFNGTSNEKYINPKKGFESYFISFDQGFASLEIMQREDITTPALKDCLGLAHFSFSVGSKEAVLELTEQLRKDGFVIESEPRTTGDGYFESAILDPEGNIVEITI
- a CDS encoding DUF4891 domain-containing protein translates to MKAFLPLLFSFFFIISCQQHKEATISPIDEEDELQEEADSLPRATAIFWLDKYHMKELKKDDVLTFRTAKAKVVIRNDGTIDLLSFVEQQPGNAQRYIRYRLKDFKVKKILMDNGYINPGEQYVQLRYIPALARRVK
- a CDS encoding Nif3-like dinuclear metal center hexameric protein gives rise to the protein MKIKEIVSALERFAPLPLQDGFDNAGLQIGLTDAETTGALLCLDVTEAVLDEAIASGCNLIISHHPLIFKGYKSITGKDYVERCILKAIKNDIVIYSAHTNLDNAPGGVNFKIAEKIGLKNVRILDPKESSLIKLVTFVPSAQAEEVRNALFTAGCGCIGNYDSCSYNTEGEGTFRAQEGSHPFCGTVGELHHETEVRIETILPEYKKGEVIRALLSKHPYEEPAYDLYPLHNSWAQVGSGIVGELEEPESELEFLKRIKKIFEVGCLKHNKLTGRLIQKVSLCGGAGAFLIPQAVRSGADVFITGEIKYHDYFGRETDILLAEIGHYESEQYTKEIFYSIIRDLFPNFALQFSKVNTNPIKYL
- a CDS encoding zinc ribbon domain-containing protein; its protein translation is MAREAKNEPKELTVEQKLKALYQLQTTLSKIDEIKTLRGELPLEVQDLEDEIAGLSTRIDKIKSEVDELKSAIAGKRVEIEAAKASVEKYKSQQDNVRNNREYDFLTKEIEFQSLEMELCEKRIKEFTAEEQEKSEEIEKNTKALEERQKDLDQKKNELDEIIEETKQEEEKLRDKAKDLETKIEPRLLQSFKRIRKNSRNGLGIVYVQRDACGGCFNKIPPQRQLDIRSRKKIIVCEYCGRIMIDPELAGVEIEHKVEEAPVTTKRAIRRKAE
- a CDS encoding efflux transporter outer membrane subunit produces the protein MKLRIGSITFLLFLSSVAFPQATSRYLDKPLPQGWEEDTQIFQQVLPVDDQWWKAFQDPVLDSLISVAVKQNYSVLTAIDRINMAKANLRMERGNFFPTIGLNAGWTRQQSSGNTSDLPQSTQHYYDASLNMSWELDLFGSIRNRVKAQKENFAASKEEYTGTMISLCAQVASAYINLRELQQELAVVQKNCASQEAVLKITEVRYNTGLVSKLDVAQAKSVFFSTKASIPQIESGINQYITTLAILLGTYPQEVRPALTAPGTLPDYMEPIGVGLPADLLLRRPDIRSAERSVNAQAALVGASKSDWLPQVFLKGSVGYAAKDLKDLTHHKSMTYEIAPALSWTLFKGTQLVNATKLAKAQLDEAINQFNQTVLIAIQETDNAMNAYRNSIKQIVALREVRNQGQETLTLSLELYKQGLTPFQNVLDAQRSLLSYENQLVQARGYSLLQLIAMYQALGGGWSGNLNN
- a CDS encoding efflux RND transporter periplasmic adaptor subunit, with protein sequence MKKLMYIFLILPLIMSGCKGKKETERGGMPTPEISVAYPLVQNITLTKDYPGYLTTEQTVNLVARVNGALQSASFTPGTRVKQGQLLFVIEPTIYKDNVTQAEAQLKTALAQLEYARNNYSRMKEALKSDAVSRIQVLQAESNVAEATAAVSNAEATLNTAHTNLGYCYIRAPFNGTVSRSLYDVGSYISGAAQPVTLATIYKDDRMYTYFNVADNQWLSMLLSQNGKEEELPKNVIVRLGENGTQNYPATLDYLSPNVDLNTGTLNVRANLDNPKGILKSGLYVSITLPYAEAKQAVLVPEASIGTDQLGKYLYIVNDSNIVRYRHIEPGQLVNDTLRQIKSGLSPKEQYITTALMKVRDGMKVKPVSVNHESSTSNR
- a CDS encoding efflux RND transporter permease subunit, with amino-acid sequence MFSKFFINRPIFATVLALIIVVAGLVTLNILPVAQFPEITPPTVQVSAFYPGANAETVAQTVGIPIEQQVNGVDGMLYMSSTASSSGAYSLTITFAVGTDIDMATVQVQNRVNVAQSSLPEPVIVQGVTVQKQSSNIVMFLTMQAQDSVYDGLYLTNYAQLNLVDQLTRVPGVGAVNVMGAGNYSMRVWLDPEAMRIRNLSPAQIYQAIQSQNIEVSAGYIGQPIGKNNNNAYQYTLNVQGRLTSPEEFGNIIIRTEEGGKMLRLKDVARIDLGSSSYNVVSKLKGHPTAAIAIYQQPGSNSLDVSKGVKAKMQELAQNFPAGVSYNVTLDTTDVINASIDEVLVTFLETTLLVVLVIFLFLQNWRAVIIPCITIPVSLIGTLAVMAALGFSINTLTLFGLILAVAIVVDDAIVVVENASRLLETGQYSPKEAVTKAMGEITGPIVGVVLVLLAVFIPTTLISGISGQLYKQFALTIAASTVLSGINSLTLTPALCALFLEHNKPSNFFIYKGFNKVYDKTQNLYDRIVKGLLIRPGLALISYGIITAVAVILFMKWPSTFVPDEDDGYFIAVIQLPPASSLERTQAVGRKVNQILDSYPEVKDYIGISGFSIMGGGEQSNTGTYFVVLKNWDQRKGKEHTAAAVVERFNEMAYGIQEAQIFAMVPPAIPGLGASGGLQLQLEDRNNLGPTEMQRAVETLMATYHTQPALASISSMYQANVPQYFLNIDRDKVQFMGIQLDNVFSTLSYYMGAAYVNDFVQFGRIYQVKIEAGEQAQKVIDDVLKLSVPNAKGDMVPFSSFTKVEERLGMDQISRYNMYSTASITCNVASGSSSGEGIQQMEDLIKDQLGNEFGYEWTSVAYQETQAGNTTTIVFIMALLVAFLVLAAQYESWTSPLSAIMGLPMALLGAMIGCSVMGTPVSIYTQIGIILLIALSAKNGILIVEFARDFRAEGNSIRDAAYEAGHVRLRPILMTSFAFVLGVMPLLFATGAGAQSRIALGAAVVFGMALNTLLATIYIPNFYELMQKFQENVLDRKKKK